A single genomic interval of Lynx canadensis isolate LIC74 chromosome A2, mLynCan4.pri.v2, whole genome shotgun sequence harbors:
- the CCDC159 gene encoding coiled-coil domain-containing protein 159, with amino-acid sequence MRWCPHGIKFQRHSWGLALRSLRGEHEQVDPDYSLPCSSSPLPSNVCVPANGKCDKYWDSSSDKTLDYTIHWSRTPEPEILGPAASENTVRSIDWRPGRDSGPQSCGSPLIQSPDSQKQCNDQDLKRHQSIAKKPLEASSPKAKVKSTVMIPDSQKHLRCELESLKSQLRAQTEAFEFLNHSVTMLEKESCLQQIKIQQLEEVLSPVSRQAEKERHKWGVEQGRQELYGALAQGLQGLQRTLRDSEEVQRARTTRCLQLLAQEIRDSKKFLWEELELVREEVTFIYQKLQAQEDEITENLMNIQKVQKTQVKCRKVLTKMKQQGHETSHWPETEEMPPGGSGSWRDDLQKELSDIWSAVHLLENSFDGFTMSAGGCPRAWNLRGYKGHRCLSPLFPSWDSDSDSDQNPSQPPFNKSHSFPPA; translated from the exons GACCCTGACtactctctgccctgctcctcaTCTCCCTTACCCTCCAACGTGTGTGTGCCTGCTAACGGGAAGTGTGACAAGTACTGGG ACTCTTCCTCAGACAAGACCTTGGACTATACAATTCACTGGTCCAGGACCCCAGAGCCAGAGATCTTGGGGCCAGCTGCTTCTGAGAACACAGTGCGGAGTATAGACTGGAGGCCTGGGAGGGACTCAGGGCCTCAGTCGTGTGGGTCTCCTCTCATCCAGAGCCCAGACTCACAGAAGCAGTGTAATGACCAGGACCTGAAGAGGCATCAGAGCATCGCTAAG AAGCCCTTGGAGGCCAGCTCTCCCAAAGCCAAAG TGAAGTCCACCGTGATGATTCCTGACTCCCAGAAGCACCTGCGATGCGAGCTGGAGTCACTCAAGAGCCAGCTACGGGCCCAGACCGAG GCTTTCGAGTTCCTAAACCACTCCGTGACCATGTTGGAGAAGGAGAGCTGCCTGCAGCAAATCAAGATCCAACAGCTTGAAG AGGTGCTGAGCCCCGTGAGCCGCCAGGCAGAGAAGGAGCGACACAAGTGGGGCGTGGAGCAGGGACGGCAGGAGCTGTATGGGGCCCTGGCTCAAGGCCTGCAAGGGCTGCAGAGGACCCTGCGTGACAGTGAGGAGGTACAGAGGGCCCGCACCACTCGCTGTCTGCAGCTGCTGGCCCAGGAGATCCGGGACAG CAAGAAGTTCCTGTGGGAGGAGCTGGAACTGGTGCGGGAGGAGGTGACCTTCATCTATCAGAAGCTCC AGGCTCAGGAGGACGAGATCACGGAGAACCTGATGAACATCCAGAAGGTGCAGAAGACACAGGTGAAGTGCCGCAAG GTCCTGACCAAGATGAAGCAGCAGGGGCATGAGACCTCCCACTGGCCGGAGACTGAGGAGATGCCACCAGGAGGCAGTGGCTCCTGGAGGGATGACCTCCAAAAGGAGCTGAGTGACATATG GTCCGCCGTGCACTTGCTGGAGAACTCCTTTGATGGCTTCACCATGTCCGCAGGGGGCTGCCCCAGGGCCTGGAACCTCAGGG GCTACAAGGGGCACCGATGCCTGAGCCCTCTGTTCCCCTCCTGGGACTCGGACTCAGACTCAGACCAGAACCCTTCCCAGCCACCGTTCAACAAGAGCCACTCCTTCCCACCTG CCTGA